A DNA window from Arachis duranensis cultivar V14167 chromosome 3, aradu.V14167.gnm2.J7QH, whole genome shotgun sequence contains the following coding sequences:
- the LOC107480953 gene encoding transcription factor MYB3-like, with amino-acid sequence MRKPCCDKEGTNKGAWSKQEDQKLIDYIHLHGEGCWRSLPKAAGLHRCGKSCRLRWINYLRPDIKRGNFAPDEEDLIIKLHALLGNRWSLIAGRLPGRTDNEVKNYWNSHIRRKLINMGIDPNNHKLYQTSPLLPHKFML; translated from the exons ATGAGAAAACCTTGTTGCGACAAGGAAGGTACCAACAAAGGTGCTTGGTCCAAGCAAGAAGACCAAAAACTCATTGACTACATCCACCTTCATGGCGAAGGCTGTTGGCGTTCCCTTCCAAAAGCCGCCGGCCTTCATCGTTGCGGTAAAAGCTGCCGACTCAGATGGATCAATTATTTACGACCCGACATTAAACGCGGCAACTTTGCCCCAGACGAAGAAGATCTCATCATCAAACTCCATGCCCTCCTTGGCAACCG GTGGTCACTTATAGCGGGAAGGTTGCCAGGACGCACCGACAATGAAGTCAAGAACTACTGGAATTCTCACATccgcaggaagctcatcaacaTGGGAATTGATCCAAACAACCACAAGTTATATCAAAcatctcctcttcttcctcac AAGTTCATGCTCTAA
- the LOC107480846 gene encoding receptor-like cytoplasmic kinase 176 isoform X1, whose amino-acid sequence MGNCFSARIKAESPPRNEEKDLSGISSKVSSRSMLMSPLTEGEILLSTNLKNFSFIQLRTATRNFRPDSVVGEGGFGSVFKGWIDEHTLEPTKPGTGLVIAVKRLNQESTQGHTEWLTEINYLGQLDHPNLVKLIGYSLEDDHRILVYEFLTKGSLDNHLFRRASYVRPLSWNIRMNIALDAAKGLAFLHSDQVDVIYRDLKTSNILLDSSYHAKLSDFGLAKDGPVGDKSHVSTRIMGTFGYAAPEYIATGHLTKKSDVYSFGVVLLEIIAGKRALDKNRPTGEHNLVDWAKPLLVSKRKISQVMDSRLDSQYPLREAMKVAVLAIKYSEDTTTSGVEKSPDQTVKTNGNSARSSRISSKQHRRSNNESLNGEGSSNNQTPSASPLHT is encoded by the exons ATGGGGAACTGTTTTAGTGCCAGGATCAAAGCTGAGAGCCCTCCACGCAATG AAGAGAAGGATTTGAGTGGTATAAGCAGCAAGGTATCTTCTCGTTCCATGCTTATGTCTCCTCTGACAGAGGGCGAGATTCTGCTATCCACCAATTTAAAGAACTTCAGCTTCATTCAACTAAGAACCGCCACAAGGAACTTTCGTCCGGATAGTGTGGTTGGTGAAGGTGGCTTTGGCTCTGTATTTAAGGGCTGGATCGACGAGCACACTCTTGAACCCACAAAACCCGGCACCGGACTCGTCATTGCCGTGAAGAGGCTAAATCAAGAGAGCACACAGGGACATACTGAATGGCTG acagaaatcAACTACTTGGGTCAGCTGGATCATCCTAATCTTGTGAAACTCATAGGTTACAGCTTAGAAGATGATCACCGGATTTTGGTGTATGAGTTTTTGACTAAAGGCAGTTTAGATAACCATTTGTTTAGGA GAGCTTCTTATGTTCGGCCGCTTTCTTGGAACATACGCATGAATATAGCTCTTGATGCAGCTAAGGGCCTTGCATTTCTTCACAGCGACCAAGTAGATGTAATATACCGAGACTTGAAGACTTCTAACATCTTGCTTGATTCG AGCTATCATGCAAAACTGTCTGATTTTGGATTGGCAAAGGATGGACCAGTAGGTGACAAGAGCCATGTCTCTACCAGGATAATGGGAACATTTGGCTATGCTGCTCCTGAATACATAGCCACAG GTCATTTAACGAAGAAGAGTGATGTATACAGTTTTGGCGTTGTACTGCTGGAAATCATAGCAGGGAAACGCGCATTAGATAAGAACAGACCAACAGGGGAGCATAATTTGGTTGATTGGGCTAAGCCATTACTCgtcagcaaaagaaaaatctcACAAGTCATGGATTCCCGTTTAGACAGTCAATATCCATTGCGCGAAGCCATGAAAGTAGCAGTTCTTGCAATCAAATATTCTGAAGACACAACAACAAGTGGAGTGGAAAAATCTCCAGATCAAACAGTTAAAACGAATGGTAATAGTGCAAGATCTAGCAGAATCAGTTCAAAACAACATAGAAGAAGTAACAATGAATCTTTAAATGGAGAAGGTAGTTCTAATAATCAGACACCATCAGCTTCTCCTCTTCACACTTAG
- the LOC107480846 gene encoding receptor-like cytoplasmic kinase 176 isoform X2 — MGNCFSARIKAESPPRNEKDLSGISSKVSSRSMLMSPLTEGEILLSTNLKNFSFIQLRTATRNFRPDSVVGEGGFGSVFKGWIDEHTLEPTKPGTGLVIAVKRLNQESTQGHTEWLTEINYLGQLDHPNLVKLIGYSLEDDHRILVYEFLTKGSLDNHLFRRASYVRPLSWNIRMNIALDAAKGLAFLHSDQVDVIYRDLKTSNILLDSSYHAKLSDFGLAKDGPVGDKSHVSTRIMGTFGYAAPEYIATGHLTKKSDVYSFGVVLLEIIAGKRALDKNRPTGEHNLVDWAKPLLVSKRKISQVMDSRLDSQYPLREAMKVAVLAIKYSEDTTTSGVEKSPDQTVKTNGNSARSSRISSKQHRRSNNESLNGEGSSNNQTPSASPLHT, encoded by the exons ATGGGGAACTGTTTTAGTGCCAGGATCAAAGCTGAGAGCCCTCCACGCAATG AGAAGGATTTGAGTGGTATAAGCAGCAAGGTATCTTCTCGTTCCATGCTTATGTCTCCTCTGACAGAGGGCGAGATTCTGCTATCCACCAATTTAAAGAACTTCAGCTTCATTCAACTAAGAACCGCCACAAGGAACTTTCGTCCGGATAGTGTGGTTGGTGAAGGTGGCTTTGGCTCTGTATTTAAGGGCTGGATCGACGAGCACACTCTTGAACCCACAAAACCCGGCACCGGACTCGTCATTGCCGTGAAGAGGCTAAATCAAGAGAGCACACAGGGACATACTGAATGGCTG acagaaatcAACTACTTGGGTCAGCTGGATCATCCTAATCTTGTGAAACTCATAGGTTACAGCTTAGAAGATGATCACCGGATTTTGGTGTATGAGTTTTTGACTAAAGGCAGTTTAGATAACCATTTGTTTAGGA GAGCTTCTTATGTTCGGCCGCTTTCTTGGAACATACGCATGAATATAGCTCTTGATGCAGCTAAGGGCCTTGCATTTCTTCACAGCGACCAAGTAGATGTAATATACCGAGACTTGAAGACTTCTAACATCTTGCTTGATTCG AGCTATCATGCAAAACTGTCTGATTTTGGATTGGCAAAGGATGGACCAGTAGGTGACAAGAGCCATGTCTCTACCAGGATAATGGGAACATTTGGCTATGCTGCTCCTGAATACATAGCCACAG GTCATTTAACGAAGAAGAGTGATGTATACAGTTTTGGCGTTGTACTGCTGGAAATCATAGCAGGGAAACGCGCATTAGATAAGAACAGACCAACAGGGGAGCATAATTTGGTTGATTGGGCTAAGCCATTACTCgtcagcaaaagaaaaatctcACAAGTCATGGATTCCCGTTTAGACAGTCAATATCCATTGCGCGAAGCCATGAAAGTAGCAGTTCTTGCAATCAAATATTCTGAAGACACAACAACAAGTGGAGTGGAAAAATCTCCAGATCAAACAGTTAAAACGAATGGTAATAGTGCAAGATCTAGCAGAATCAGTTCAAAACAACATAGAAGAAGTAACAATGAATCTTTAAATGGAGAAGGTAGTTCTAATAATCAGACACCATCAGCTTCTCCTCTTCACACTTAG